In Legionella beliardensis, the following are encoded in one genomic region:
- a CDS encoding glutathione S-transferase family protein — MLTLYSYPELFGLPDNNPFGLKVDTFLRLAKINYNHEHIVDTKNAPRGQLPYIKDNEQIITDSNKIIHYLSEHYKNLDTDLTAAQKNLHFLVTSMLDNHLYWVMSYSRWQDDACWPLFKAEFLRNLPELSADDLEKFRTYNIEKYHYQGIGRYSAEDIYQAGVADLKAISFLLEDNDFIFGNTVHALDACCYGFLANIVYFEIPTPLKDFVIQTNLNAYVIRIRKLLDY, encoded by the coding sequence ATGCTCACCTTATATTCCTACCCTGAACTTTTTGGCTTACCCGATAATAATCCTTTTGGTTTAAAAGTTGATACCTTTCTCCGCTTAGCAAAAATTAATTACAACCATGAGCATATTGTAGATACTAAAAATGCGCCCAGAGGGCAGTTACCTTATATTAAAGATAACGAACAAATTATTACTGATAGCAATAAGATTATTCATTATTTATCAGAGCACTATAAAAACTTGGATACAGATTTAACAGCGGCACAAAAAAATCTACATTTCTTAGTGACCAGCATGTTAGATAATCATCTCTATTGGGTAATGTCATATTCGCGTTGGCAAGATGACGCGTGTTGGCCGCTATTTAAAGCGGAATTCCTACGCAATTTACCAGAGCTATCTGCAGACGATCTAGAAAAATTTAGAACCTATAATATTGAAAAATACCATTACCAGGGCATTGGTCGTTATTCTGCTGAGGACATTTATCAAGCCGGTGTTGCGGATTTAAAAGCTATTTCCTTCTTATTAGAAGATAATGATTTTATATTTGGCAATACAGTACATGCTTTAGACGCTTGTTGTTATGGTTTTCTCGCAAATATCGTCTATTTTGAGATACCCACGCCCCTTAAAGATTTTGTAATCCAAACAAATCTTAATGCTTATGTAATAAGAATAAGGAAATTACTTGATTATTAA
- a CDS encoding ankyrin repeat domain-containing protein: MHFYRFEKLPLQDHKPFFKAVKSGHLTKVRILFSKYKLNVNAVNPDGKTALSLACANLNADMITFLLNRGADINKPYPHWALTKATTLAEVIFLWKKACRKNDEGQRQQAANIIQLLWAHQPPPYLQEQDNLQAHLHCFCDANSRSLFTGLISYWKEKNPKRLISVDLSNRDINDSDLSNLADVLKFKEFYLYVAKLDLSNNSLSHSGLGDLAAALKNNTTLQSLDLSNNKKIGSRPGLLYSGFQYLIHALSKNTQLQYLNVKGCLLDKADINTLLNFLKEKPQDSKLERIDFDVPEAVLAALPAADRDVIRTTQGNSYFIGAIVQCKNKLTSYRPNEERAAALLGKSIEYLNNCKKDFTGEDISLYLEGIAAGLMKFIDVALENDFIDLVQCFDEVLKILELSRTSNVLRIITAYKTKDKNSLEVFRSTFENNMQALFSASWNIFSGHVDSQIVTPAEKMISMAKNLILGLSGFSKVIEGHCQLLEFAGEGLKTVVLEGAGLIGKTTEVADIIMHIPCSDDIKNFIIRQIHGATMRDSCDHLVNCFGNLTTALSKAKSLSHAIFHYYKDSMSNLPPEKAAIIAKYAFLHISDLLMSGIITKKFTADTFIEEAITYLSYVPIRDTVVRSDMLTAAEKQEAQAFFMQPGLKFSSEGKNGDCYCTVNGQISDHPKRWATPTEMTALNELLARRRADKEYTETISTTATLLEHPLRFNERELLLLAEKAPFETELSEYKSPSKEIKSQKQEMKAQREIIRLQAEKIESQGNEIKELKRQFNFLMQNALPKEESQVEEPVQYVSLI, encoded by the coding sequence ATGCATTTTTATAGATTTGAAAAACTGCCCCTGCAAGATCATAAACCATTTTTTAAAGCTGTTAAATCAGGACACTTAACAAAGGTGAGGATCCTTTTTAGCAAGTATAAGCTAAACGTTAATGCTGTAAATCCAGATGGCAAAACTGCCTTGTCGCTTGCTTGTGCCAATTTAAATGCAGACATGATTACATTTTTGTTAAATAGGGGGGCTGATATCAATAAGCCTTATCCTCATTGGGCACTTACTAAGGCAACGACTTTAGCTGAAGTGATATTTTTATGGAAAAAAGCATGTAGAAAAAATGATGAGGGGCAGCGTCAACAAGCAGCGAACATCATCCAATTGCTATGGGCACATCAACCACCTCCTTACCTGCAAGAACAAGATAACCTTCAGGCTCACCTTCATTGTTTTTGTGATGCTAATAGTCGATCACTTTTTACCGGCTTAATTTCATACTGGAAGGAAAAAAATCCTAAACGTTTAATCTCGGTTGATTTATCTAATCGTGATATCAATGATTCTGACTTAAGCAATTTAGCCGATGTTTTAAAATTCAAAGAATTTTATCTTTATGTTGCAAAACTTGATTTATCAAATAATTCTTTGTCACATAGCGGATTAGGCGACTTAGCAGCTGCATTAAAAAATAATACTACCTTGCAATCTTTAGATTTAAGTAATAACAAAAAAATTGGCTCTCGCCCAGGGCTTCTTTATTCTGGCTTTCAATATTTAATTCATGCGCTGTCTAAGAATACACAACTGCAATACCTTAATGTAAAAGGTTGCCTATTAGATAAAGCGGATATTAATACGTTACTCAATTTTCTAAAAGAAAAACCACAAGATTCTAAATTAGAGAGAATTGATTTCGATGTGCCTGAGGCGGTGCTTGCGGCTTTGCCAGCAGCAGATAGAGATGTCATTCGCACCACCCAAGGAAATTCCTATTTTATTGGTGCTATCGTGCAATGTAAAAATAAGTTAACGAGCTACCGCCCTAATGAAGAAAGAGCAGCCGCATTATTAGGGAAAAGTATAGAGTATCTTAATAATTGTAAGAAAGATTTTACCGGAGAGGATATCAGTCTTTATTTAGAAGGAATAGCAGCTGGATTAATGAAATTTATTGATGTTGCGTTAGAAAATGATTTTATTGATCTCGTGCAATGCTTTGATGAGGTATTAAAAATTCTCGAACTTTCACGTACTTCAAATGTGTTAAGAATAATTACTGCATACAAGACAAAAGATAAAAATTCGCTAGAGGTTTTTCGCTCTACGTTTGAAAATAACATGCAGGCCTTATTTAGTGCTTCTTGGAATATATTTAGCGGTCATGTGGATAGTCAAATCGTGACACCGGCTGAAAAAATGATCAGCATGGCAAAAAATCTCATTTTAGGGTTAAGTGGTTTTAGTAAGGTAATAGAAGGACATTGTCAGTTATTAGAATTCGCAGGAGAAGGCTTAAAGACTGTTGTACTTGAGGGCGCAGGGCTCATTGGCAAAACCACGGAAGTCGCTGATATTATCATGCATATTCCTTGTAGCGATGACATTAAAAATTTTATCATTCGCCAAATTCATGGCGCAACCATGAGAGACTCATGCGATCATTTGGTAAATTGTTTTGGGAATTTAACAACAGCCTTAAGTAAAGCCAAATCTTTGTCACATGCTATTTTTCATTATTATAAAGATAGTATGAGTAACTTACCGCCTGAAAAGGCAGCTATAATAGCGAAATATGCCTTTTTGCATATATCAGATTTACTGATGTCAGGCATTATAACTAAAAAATTTACAGCTGACACGTTTATAGAAGAAGCCATCACTTATCTTTCCTATGTCCCTATTCGAGATACCGTGGTACGGAGTGATATGTTAACAGCAGCAGAAAAGCAAGAAGCCCAAGCTTTTTTCATGCAGCCAGGCTTAAAATTCTCCTCAGAGGGAAAAAATGGGGATTGCTATTGTACTGTTAATGGCCAAATTTCCGATCACCCAAAACGTTGGGCAACACCAACTGAAATGACAGCTTTAAATGAGCTGTTAGCCAGGCGAAGGGCTGATAAAGAATACACAGAAACAATATCTACTACCGCCACCTTGCTTGAGCATCCATTAAGATTTAATGAGCGGGAATTATTATTATTGGCAGAAAAGGCACCTTTTGAGACTGAATTGAGTGAATATAAATCTCCCAGCAAGGAAATAAAATCTCAAAAACAGGAAATGAAAGCTCAAAGAGAGATAATCAGATTACAGGCAGAGAAAATTGAATCTCAAGGCAATGAAATTAAAGAATTAAAAAGGCAGTTTAATTTTTTAATGCAGAATGCATTACCAAAGGAAGAAAGCCAAGTAGAGGAACCAGTACAATATGTGTCTTTAATATAG
- the lspG gene encoding GspG family T2SS major pseudopilin variant LspG yields the protein MRAQKGFSLIEIMVVVVILGILASIVVPKIISRPDEARAVKAKQDVLAIQNALDLYKLDNGFYPTTDQGLVALVEKPTSNPTPRDWKQYLKSVPKDPWGRDYLYLNPGEHGEIDVFTLGANGQPGGTGKDAEIGNWDAK from the coding sequence ATGAGAGCGCAAAAAGGTTTCTCGTTAATTGAAATTATGGTCGTTGTCGTCATTTTAGGCATTTTAGCATCTATCGTTGTACCTAAAATTATTAGCCGTCCTGATGAGGCACGTGCTGTTAAGGCAAAACAAGATGTTTTGGCCATTCAAAATGCGCTTGATTTATATAAGCTTGATAATGGCTTTTATCCAACTACCGATCAAGGTTTAGTGGCTTTAGTAGAAAAACCTACCAGTAATCCCACGCCTCGCGATTGGAAACAATATTTAAAGTCGGTGCCTAAAGATCCATGGGGTCGTGATTACTTGTATTTAAACCCAGGTGAGCATGGCGAAATTGATGTGTTTACCCTAGGCGCTAATGGTCAACCTGGTGGAACAGGCAAAGATGCTGAAATAGGTAATTGGGATGCGAAATGA
- the lspF gene encoding GspF family T2SS innner membrane protein variant LspF, giving the protein MGAYHYQALTQSGSTNKGVIEADSERQARQLLREQGLIPTQIRTLTKQSATPRRRDKISAQDLSLLTRQLATLLAAGIPVEEALKGVSEQTEKDKVRSLLIGIRAKVLEGYSLAQAMGEFPNSFSELYRATVSAGEQTGRLDLVLEKLADYTENQQGTRQKIQQALIYPSLMIIVSVTIISFLLAFVVPKIIEVFTSSGQSLPQMTKALIVISDFIKAYGLYAAIVIILLFIGFRRSLRNLKVKTAWHNVLLKLPVTSYLVKSTNVARYIHTFGILFAAGVNVLETMRVSASVVNNLIMRNAFDIAATRVREGTGISTALKETGFLNPMAVHLIASGEKSGQLAEMMDRAASHLDNEVKRLIDTALTLLEPMVIMFMGAVVLFIVLATLLPIFSMEQLVT; this is encoded by the coding sequence ATGGGCGCCTATCATTATCAAGCATTAACTCAGTCTGGTAGCACTAATAAGGGTGTTATTGAAGCTGATTCTGAGCGCCAAGCGCGGCAATTATTGCGCGAGCAAGGATTAATTCCCACACAAATCCGCACTTTAACTAAGCAGTCAGCCACGCCCCGTAGACGAGACAAGATCTCTGCACAAGATTTATCATTACTCACAAGACAATTAGCTACGCTCTTAGCAGCAGGAATTCCTGTAGAAGAAGCACTAAAAGGCGTAAGCGAGCAAACCGAAAAAGACAAAGTCAGAAGTTTACTAATCGGCATTAGAGCGAAAGTATTGGAAGGCTATTCACTGGCTCAAGCTATGGGTGAATTCCCTAATTCATTTTCGGAGCTTTATCGTGCTACAGTGAGTGCCGGTGAGCAAACGGGCCGTTTAGATTTAGTACTCGAAAAGCTGGCAGATTACACTGAAAATCAACAAGGAACGCGGCAAAAGATTCAACAAGCACTTATCTACCCCTCGCTAATGATTATTGTCTCAGTGACCATTATTAGTTTTTTGTTAGCTTTTGTTGTACCTAAAATTATTGAGGTATTTACCAGCAGTGGTCAGAGTTTGCCCCAAATGACAAAAGCACTCATTGTTATTAGTGATTTCATCAAAGCATATGGCTTATATGCAGCTATTGTTATCATATTATTATTTATTGGTTTTCGCCGCAGTTTAAGAAATTTAAAAGTAAAAACGGCATGGCATAATGTGTTATTAAAATTACCCGTAACTTCCTATTTAGTAAAATCAACAAATGTTGCGCGCTATATCCATACGTTTGGTATACTCTTCGCAGCCGGGGTAAATGTGCTTGAAACCATGCGGGTGTCAGCGAGCGTTGTTAACAATCTAATTATGCGCAATGCCTTTGATATTGCAGCAACAAGAGTCCGGGAAGGCACAGGAATAAGTACCGCTTTAAAAGAAACAGGTTTTTTAAATCCTATGGCAGTCCATTTAATTGCTAGTGGTGAAAAAAGCGGCCAGTTAGCAGAGATGATGGACCGTGCTGCTTCTCATTTGGATAATGAAGTTAAGCGCTTGATTGATACAGCCCTTACTCTTTTGGAGCCAATGGTGATTATGTTTATGGGAGCTGTTGTATTATTTATTGTTTTAGCAACGCTATTACCTATTTTTTCAATGGAGCAGCTAGTCACTTAG
- a CDS encoding aldo/keto reductase: MKFLVFLLSLLILFVGNYSMARKSLPDQSTDLPKRYIKKLDKQVSFIGLGTVELGRYWGIAGKDSLHPSESIAKDVLQSALKNGITVVDTASSYGLSEERIGRYIPRTRFDYLLITKPGEHNIKATDPRCQKKAYDEIYCAKPAAAYDFSRKAIFKDVEESLQKLKIDKLDVVLLHLDNKNAVETLKKGEAVRALQELRALGKLSFIGVSVNGEAAQYAIDMNLFDVIEMEYSLINQRNKPYIDAAYKKGMGVIIRGGLGTGLLTPYVKQHINDPNLPYGQKVRALLELTQHNYDMLTSLALAFLYQDNHISSVILGADRPEYIAKDIKKLLEFNDSSLLEKAKIIVQNYETPDFFTENMGEYYFD; this comes from the coding sequence ATGAAGTTTTTAGTATTTCTTTTAAGCCTATTGATTCTATTTGTAGGAAATTATTCCATGGCTAGAAAATCACTACCTGATCAATCTACAGACTTGCCTAAGCGCTATATTAAAAAATTAGATAAACAGGTATCCTTTATAGGATTAGGTACTGTTGAATTAGGACGTTATTGGGGTATTGCTGGTAAAGATAGCTTACATCCATCAGAATCAATCGCCAAAGATGTACTACAAAGTGCATTAAAAAATGGCATAACTGTTGTTGATACGGCCTCTTCCTACGGTTTAAGCGAAGAGCGAATCGGCCGTTATATTCCTCGCACGCGTTTTGATTATTTGTTAATTACCAAACCCGGTGAGCATAATATTAAAGCCACTGATCCACGCTGCCAAAAAAAAGCCTATGATGAAATTTATTGTGCAAAACCTGCTGCTGCTTATGACTTTAGTCGTAAAGCCATTTTTAAAGACGTTGAAGAAAGTTTACAAAAATTAAAAATAGACAAACTTGATGTAGTACTGTTGCATCTAGATAACAAAAACGCCGTTGAAACATTAAAAAAAGGCGAAGCAGTGCGCGCATTACAAGAGTTAAGAGCGCTCGGAAAATTAAGTTTTATTGGTGTTTCTGTTAATGGCGAAGCCGCACAATATGCCATTGATATGAATTTATTTGATGTCATTGAAATGGAGTACAGTTTAATTAACCAACGTAATAAACCCTATATTGATGCAGCGTATAAGAAAGGTATGGGAGTTATTATACGCGGTGGACTAGGAACAGGTTTATTAACGCCTTATGTCAAACAACACATTAATGATCCTAACCTGCCTTATGGGCAAAAAGTACGTGCTTTATTAGAGTTAACCCAACACAACTATGATATGTTAACAAGCCTTGCTCTTGCTTTTCTCTATCAAGACAATCACATTAGCTCAGTTATCTTAGGCGCAGATAGGCCAGAGTATATTGCTAAAGACATTAAAAAATTATTAGAATTTAACGATTCTTCATTATTGGAAAAAGCAAAAATCATTGTACAAAACTATGAAACACCAGACTTCTTTACGGAAAATATGGGTGAGTATTACTTTGATTAA
- the gspH gene encoding type II secretion system minor pseudopilin GspH, with protein MRNERGFTLIEILVVILIIGIIASATLFAFGDFGTSRRVKVTAEQFIAYTKLVQQRAILEMTTLGINVSSGGYETYRYVNDNSWQPMPKNSLIFHRTFPKDVIVTLQNNIKNKTNGPNIIVTSSGNMTEFKLIFGTSAQPNIITITGEHNGNLTLDTNPPNK; from the coding sequence ATGCGAAATGAGCGTGGTTTCACACTCATTGAAATACTCGTTGTTATTTTAATTATTGGCATTATTGCAAGTGCAACCTTATTTGCTTTCGGTGATTTTGGCACAAGCAGGCGTGTTAAAGTCACCGCCGAACAGTTTATAGCTTATACCAAGCTCGTACAACAAAGGGCAATATTGGAAATGACGACCCTTGGCATAAATGTAAGCTCTGGAGGTTATGAAACCTATCGCTATGTAAACGATAATTCTTGGCAACCTATGCCTAAAAATAGCCTTATTTTTCATCGTACCTTTCCAAAGGATGTGATCGTCACGTTGCAAAACAATATAAAAAACAAAACCAATGGCCCGAATATTATAGTCACTTCGTCAGGTAATATGACTGAATTTAAGCTTATATTTGGCACATCTGCACAGCCAAATATTATTACCATAACCGGTGAACACAATGGCAATTTAACCTTAGATACCAATCCACCAAACAAATGA
- the htpG gene encoding molecular chaperone HtpG, with product MAGKKQTMGFQTEVKQMLHLVVHSLYSNKEIFLRELISNASDALDKLRFLALANSSLYEKDSDLKITIDYNEKLKTITIKDNGIGMSRDEAIENLGTIAKSGTKEFLSHLTGESSKDSHLIGQFGVGFYSAFIVADKVTVKSRRAGLAPEEGIVWQSEGEGEFTIAEETRAERGTEVIIHLKKEEEEFLSDWRLRGIITKYSDHICWPILMKKQHDEENKDNKDDNAVDYETVNKATALWTLPKSEISDEDYKALYKHISHDYQDPLTWSHNHVEGKHDYISLLYVPAHAPFDLWQQESKHGLKLYVKRVFILDDATQFLPRYLRFIKGIIDASDLPLNVSREILQDNKQVESIRSACTKRVLSMLEKMSTQDADMYQRFWNEFGLVLKEGPVEDFANREAIAKLLRFTSTHTDSEKQNVSLMDYLARMKEKQDKIYYITASSYNAAKHSPHLEIFKKKGIEVLLLSDRIDEWLVGYLSEFEGKKLQSISKGKIDFEGEDDGEGKNIKEQEKSLEPMLKHMKDVLGDKVKEVNLTNRLTDSPACVVADEQDMGLEMQRILQAAGQQVPGSKPIFEINPEHTLIKRLHNIEDDERFAEWVTMLFEQAVLAEGGQLDNPADFVSRVNKLLMTTA from the coding sequence ATGGCGGGTAAGAAACAAACAATGGGGTTCCAAACTGAAGTAAAGCAAATGCTTCATTTGGTTGTGCATTCACTTTATAGTAATAAAGAAATTTTTCTGCGCGAATTGATATCAAATGCTTCTGATGCGCTTGATAAGCTGCGCTTCCTTGCCTTGGCTAATTCATCTCTCTATGAGAAAGATTCTGATCTTAAAATTACCATTGATTATAATGAAAAGCTAAAAACAATTACCATTAAAGATAATGGTATTGGTATGAGTCGGGATGAAGCGATTGAAAACTTAGGTACTATTGCAAAATCGGGAACTAAAGAATTTTTAAGTCATTTAACCGGCGAAAGCAGCAAAGATTCTCATTTAATTGGCCAATTTGGCGTTGGTTTTTATTCAGCATTTATTGTAGCGGATAAAGTCACGGTTAAAAGCCGCCGCGCAGGCTTAGCACCTGAAGAAGGTATTGTTTGGCAGTCAGAGGGTGAGGGTGAATTTACCATTGCTGAAGAAACACGTGCTGAACGCGGTACTGAGGTAATCATTCATTTAAAGAAAGAGGAAGAGGAATTCTTAAGTGATTGGCGGCTGCGAGGAATTATTACCAAATACTCCGATCATATTTGCTGGCCTATCCTCATGAAAAAACAACATGATGAAGAGAATAAAGACAATAAAGATGACAATGCTGTTGATTATGAAACAGTAAATAAAGCAACAGCGCTTTGGACACTGCCTAAATCTGAAATCAGTGATGAAGATTATAAAGCGTTATATAAGCATATTTCTCATGATTACCAAGATCCCTTAACTTGGTCGCACAACCATGTTGAAGGCAAACATGATTATATTAGTTTATTGTATGTGCCAGCGCATGCGCCATTTGATTTATGGCAGCAAGAATCGAAACATGGTTTAAAGTTATACGTAAAACGAGTATTCATTTTAGATGACGCAACCCAATTTTTACCTCGTTATCTACGTTTTATTAAAGGTATTATTGATGCCAGTGATTTACCTTTAAATGTGTCTCGAGAAATTTTACAAGACAATAAGCAAGTCGAATCTATTCGCTCTGCTTGTACAAAGCGTGTTTTATCCATGCTTGAAAAAATGAGTACGCAAGACGCAGACATGTATCAGCGTTTTTGGAATGAATTTGGCTTGGTATTAAAAGAGGGGCCTGTTGAAGATTTTGCTAATCGTGAAGCCATCGCTAAATTACTCCGGTTTACATCAACACACACTGATTCTGAAAAACAAAATGTATCCTTGATGGATTACTTAGCACGCATGAAGGAAAAACAGGATAAAATCTATTACATTACCGCCTCAAGCTATAATGCAGCTAAACATAGCCCGCATTTAGAAATATTTAAGAAAAAAGGCATTGAGGTTTTATTATTAAGTGATCGTATCGATGAATGGTTAGTCGGTTATTTAAGTGAGTTTGAAGGCAAAAAATTACAATCCATTAGCAAGGGTAAAATCGATTTTGAAGGTGAGGATGACGGTGAAGGAAAAAATATTAAGGAGCAAGAAAAATCGCTAGAACCTATGCTTAAGCACATGAAGGATGTATTAGGCGATAAAGTTAAAGAGGTCAATCTAACTAATAGATTAACTGACTCGCCTGCTTGTGTTGTTGCTGATGAACAAGATATGGGCCTAGAAATGCAACGTATTTTACAAGCTGCAGGCCAACAAGTGCCTGGTTCTAAACCTATCTTCGAAATTAATCCTGAGCATACCTTGATTAAGCGTTTACATAATATTGAAGATGATGAGCGTTTCGCTGAATGGGTGACTATGCTGTTTGAACAAGCAGTCCTTGCTGAAGGTGGTCAACTTGATAACCCAGCTGACTTTGTTAGCCGAGTAAATAAATTGTTAATGACTACTGCTTAA
- a CDS encoding DUF4124 domain-containing protein: MIKIIISLLFSLIISPLHAEIYKWTDSQGVVHFSDEPHPGAEKVTLPPIETTAPQPKPTTPAATTNNASAAAATHEYESIVISQPKTDSTIRNNQGYVSVVVNIEPDLQPGDALQLLFDGQPIGKPQANKIFTLNNVNRGTHTIAVQVVGADGSVLEASDKISIHMQRPRVGMVPQTRPANNAP; the protein is encoded by the coding sequence ATGATAAAAATTATTATTTCTCTTTTATTTTCTCTAATAATTAGCCCGCTGCATGCTGAAATTTATAAATGGACAGATAGTCAAGGTGTTGTTCACTTCAGTGATGAACCGCACCCGGGCGCCGAAAAAGTAACACTACCACCCATAGAGACTACAGCACCACAGCCTAAACCAACCACACCTGCGGCCACAACGAACAATGCCTCTGCTGCAGCGGCAACTCATGAATATGAATCAATTGTTATTTCACAGCCTAAGACTGATTCAACGATTCGTAATAATCAAGGTTATGTCTCAGTGGTAGTAAATATTGAACCAGATCTTCAACCTGGTGATGCTCTACAGCTTCTTTTTGATGGTCAGCCCATAGGAAAACCACAAGCTAATAAAATTTTTACTTTAAATAATGTTAATCGTGGCACACATACTATTGCAGTACAGGTTGTTGGTGCTGATGGCAGTGTTTTAGAGGCAAGTGATAAAATTTCTATTCATATGCAAAGGCCACGCGTTGGCATGGTGCCACAAACACGTCCAGCAAATAATGCCCCTTGA
- a CDS encoding DUF4169 family protein yields the protein MVDIINLNKKRKAKLRLEKEKKAAENRIKFGRTKKEKQLEKQDSKRSERHLDGHKLEEKEKK from the coding sequence ATGGTAGATATCATTAATCTTAATAAAAAAAGAAAGGCTAAACTGCGTCTGGAAAAAGAAAAAAAGGCTGCTGAAAATCGAATTAAATTCGGCAGGACAAAAAAAGAAAAGCAGCTAGAGAAACAAGACAGTAAACGCAGCGAGCGGCATCTCGATGGTCACAAGTTGGAAGAAAAAGAGAAAAAATAG
- the glnA gene encoding type I glutamate--ammonia ligase — MSFSAVQAAIKEHDAKFVDLRFTDTRGKEQHITLPISAVDEDFIENGKMIDGSSIKGWQKIHQSDLALVPDCEKILLDPFYQDNTLIIRCNVVDPQTMLGYDRDPRSLAKRAEAYLKSTGIADAALFGPEPEFFIFDDVRWKTTINSSFYEIDSAEAQWNSGKSFDGGNIGHRPAIKGGYFPVPPVDSSQDIRSDICRTLEELQVVVEAHHHEVATANQCEIATKFGTLVRKADEMQLLKYVVHNVSHNYGKTATFMPKPLVGDNGNGMHCHQSLVKDGVNLFSGDKYAGLSETALYYLGGIIKHARALNAFTNPATNSYKRLVPGFEAPVLLAYSARNRSAAIRIPHVSNPKGRRIEVRFPDPMANPYLAFAAMMMAGLDGIQKKIHPGDPIDKDLYDLPPEELKDVPTVCSSLEQAVKYLRRDHEFLLQGDVFTKDFIESYIELREAEINQYRSFVHPFEFELYYSL; from the coding sequence ATGAGCTTTAGTGCAGTTCAAGCAGCAATCAAAGAACATGATGCTAAATTTGTTGATCTACGTTTTACCGATACTCGAGGCAAAGAGCAGCATATTACCCTTCCTATTTCTGCGGTTGATGAAGATTTTATTGAAAACGGTAAAATGATTGATGGCTCTTCAATTAAAGGCTGGCAAAAAATTCACCAATCGGATTTAGCGCTCGTTCCCGACTGCGAGAAAATTTTACTAGATCCTTTCTATCAGGATAACACCTTAATTATCCGTTGTAATGTCGTCGATCCCCAAACGATGCTCGGTTACGACAGGGATCCTCGGTCACTTGCTAAACGCGCTGAAGCCTATCTTAAATCAACAGGTATTGCTGATGCCGCTTTATTTGGCCCTGAACCTGAGTTTTTTATCTTTGATGATGTCCGTTGGAAAACAACGATAAATAGTTCTTTCTATGAAATTGACTCGGCAGAAGCGCAATGGAATTCAGGAAAGAGCTTTGACGGTGGTAATATTGGTCACCGTCCTGCTATTAAAGGTGGTTACTTTCCAGTGCCTCCTGTAGATTCATCGCAAGACATTCGCTCAGATATTTGCCGTACCTTAGAAGAACTACAGGTCGTTGTTGAAGCTCACCACCATGAAGTGGCCACAGCAAATCAGTGTGAAATAGCTACGAAGTTTGGTACTTTGGTTCGTAAAGCGGATGAAATGCAGCTACTTAAGTATGTGGTGCACAATGTCTCTCATAATTATGGTAAGACGGCCACTTTTATGCCTAAACCTTTAGTAGGTGATAATGGTAACGGTATGCACTGCCATCAGTCTTTAGTAAAAGATGGTGTTAATCTATTCAGTGGTGATAAGTATGCAGGTTTATCTGAAACTGCCCTTTATTACTTAGGCGGTATTATTAAGCATGCGCGTGCATTAAATGCATTTACAAATCCTGCGACCAATAGTTATAAACGCTTAGTTCCTGGTTTTGAAGCACCTGTTTTACTGGCTTATTCTGCACGTAATCGCTCTGCAGCCATACGTATACCGCACGTTAGTAATCCTAAAGGTCGGCGCATTGAAGTGCGTTTTCCCGATCCGATGGCAAATCCTTATTTAGCTTTTGCAGCTATGATGATGGCAGGCTTAGACGGTATCCAAAAGAAAATTCATCCTGGTGATCCTATAGATAAAGATCTTTATGATTTACCACCAGAAGAGCTAAAAGACGTTCCTACTGTCTGTTCTTCGTTAGAACAAGCAGTGAAGTACTTACGCCGTGATCATGAATTTTTATTGCAAGGTGATGTTTTTACCAAAGATTTTATAGAAAGTTATATTGAGCTTAGAGAAGCTGAGATTAACCAATATCGCAGTTTCGTTCATCCATTTGAATTTGAACTTTATTATAGTTTATAA